A genomic segment from Methanolobus zinderi encodes:
- a CDS encoding CHASE4 domain-containing protein, producing the protein MTSLRKKTLIIIGATLIGLIIVLYMSSQVIIVNSFAYLEQEELKNDVQGARNSLYAEMENIEKKTVDWAVWDESYDFIQQRNQRYIDSYLMDETFINQRINFALFYNTSNDLVYSKGVDLSTNDRTLPPRDLIEHLETNSYLLQHENGSSKKTGLLFLTDTPMIVTSQPVIRSYGDDSIGGTILMGRFLDQAEINLLSDENYLTLDIKHAENSSMITEEPDMMLDSGEYLFVNPANERMIYGSIMLDDIYGEPSIVLDAGVPRRIYQQSKATMTYFIMILLLSGAVFGVVTMSLLENLFISRLNNLNKEIRYIGENQSFSRRIFEEGDDEISKLTVSMNRMFKSLEKSEELISKRDTTIRAIIEAMPDMVFQIKEDGRVCNYKLSTDECLYESPDIPLDIKIDDVLPHEIAAREMEIIQEVLKNGKMQIMQYQLPVKGEVRDFEARIVVNGENEVLSVVKDITEVKQAEEARKKDILLKEIHHRVKNNLQIISSLLRLQSRKFTDSEVVEAFRESQHRARSMALAHENLYNSKNLENIDLQTYIPTLVDYLVSSYGFSRDSIKININIKNIIFGIDTSIPIGLIINELVSNSLKHAFREGTGEIRVELYPEEDGFVLKVSDNGAGFPEDMDFRDTDSLGLQLVSSLVEQIEGNIELDRSHGTEFTITFKELSYKRRDY; encoded by the coding sequence ATGACCTCACTACGAAAAAAGACTCTCATAATTATCGGTGCAACCCTTATAGGCCTGATAATCGTTCTTTACATGAGCTCCCAGGTAATTATCGTGAACAGTTTTGCCTATCTTGAGCAGGAAGAGCTGAAAAACGACGTACAGGGTGCAAGGAACTCATTGTACGCAGAGATGGAAAACATCGAGAAAAAAACAGTTGACTGGGCAGTATGGGATGAGTCATATGATTTTATTCAGCAGAGGAACCAGAGATATATAGATAGTTATCTCATGGATGAAACATTCATCAATCAAAGGATCAATTTCGCACTTTTTTACAATACTTCCAATGATCTGGTATATTCCAAGGGTGTGGATCTCTCCACAAACGACCGGACCCTGCCACCCAGGGACCTGATCGAACATCTTGAAACAAACAGTTATCTGCTTCAGCACGAGAACGGCTCGAGCAAAAAGACAGGCCTGTTATTCCTTACAGACACACCTATGATCGTCACATCTCAGCCAGTGATCAGGTCCTATGGCGATGATTCCATCGGCGGTACAATACTGATGGGACGTTTTCTTGATCAAGCGGAGATAAACCTGCTTTCGGATGAGAATTATCTGACACTGGATATTAAACATGCCGAAAATTCCAGCATGATCACGGAAGAGCCGGACATGATGCTTGATTCCGGAGAATACCTTTTCGTAAATCCTGCTAATGAGAGAATGATCTACGGAAGCATTATGCTTGATGATATATACGGCGAGCCTTCAATTGTCCTCGATGCAGGAGTACCCAGACGTATATACCAACAGAGTAAGGCAACAATGACTTACTTTATTATGATACTCCTCCTGTCCGGAGCAGTTTTCGGAGTCGTGACGATGTCCCTTCTTGAGAACTTATTCATTTCACGCCTCAACAACCTGAACAAAGAGATAAGATATATCGGGGAAAATCAGAGTTTTTCGAGACGTATATTCGAAGAGGGTGACGATGAGATCTCAAAACTCACGGTCTCAATGAACAGAATGTTCAAATCCCTGGAAAAGTCCGAAGAACTTATTTCAAAGAGAGATACAACAATTCGGGCAATTATTGAGGCAATGCCTGACATGGTATTCCAGATAAAAGAAGACGGAAGGGTTTGCAACTATAAGCTTTCGACCGATGAATGCCTCTACGAATCCCCGGACATCCCGCTCGATATCAAGATAGATGATGTACTGCCGCATGAGATTGCAGCCAGAGAAATGGAAATAATACAGGAAGTACTGAAAAATGGAAAGATGCAGATAATGCAGTATCAGTTGCCCGTAAAGGGAGAAGTGAGGGATTTTGAGGCACGTATTGTTGTAAACGGTGAAAATGAAGTATTGTCCGTTGTAAAGGATATCACTGAAGTAAAACAGGCAGAAGAAGCACGTAAAAAGGACATACTCTTAAAAGAGATACACCACAGGGTGAAGAACAACCTCCAGATCATATCCAGTCTGCTAAGGCTCCAGTCAAGGAAGTTCACAGACAGCGAAGTCGTCGAGGCTTTCAGAGAAAGTCAGCACAGGGCACGTTCCATGGCACTGGCCCATGAAAACCTCTATAACTCAAAGAACCTCGAGAACATAGACCTTCAAACCTACATACCTACACTTGTTGACTATCTTGTGAGTTCGTATGGTTTCTCCAGGGACAGTATCAAAATCAATATAAATATTAAAAACATTATATTTGGCATAGATACATCTATCCCCATAGGACTGATCATAAACGAGCTCGTATCAAATTCCCTGAAACATGCATTCAGGGAAGGTACGGGAGAGATCAGGGTGGAGCTGTATCCTGAAGAGGACGGTTTCGTCCTGAAAGTAAGTGATAACGGAGCCGGTTTCCCTGAAGATATGGATTTCAGGGATACCGACTCCCTTGGACTTCAACTGGTCAGTTCACTGGTGGAGCAGATCGAAGGAAATATCGAACTTGATAGAAGCCATGGTACGGAATTTACAATAACTTTCAAGGAACTATCCTACAAAAGAAGGGACTATTGA
- a CDS encoding TldD/PmbA family protein → MYELAKKGLKAATDFGAEEAEIFIMENHKTSVDIRKDEIEGAKENISQGLGIRAIINGAVGFASTNIISRIDDAAKSAVSSARVRDSDPDWKSLPSNGNYPEVSGVLDSELEQMELDDCISRSMQMIEGAKSVSGIVVTSGNFSRSSGSRLIMNTNGVEIEESSTGISGFTDVITTGDSVSTAYDFAVSRKNDIDFQVIGKSAAKLADNSRNAISIEAQRTSVILHPFAFSDLLGNAFMPSIDANNVQKGRSNLTGRIGENIATEKLSIIDDGVLDGGIETGRSDDEGVPSQRTTVLDKGVFKSYLYDSYTAGKDNVESTGNASRGSYFSTPSVGPRNFIVDYPGTDIIKDTENGVLVNTVIGAHTANSISGDFSVEARNAFTIKDGKIDKPIKSLMISGNIFDMLKKMDGAGTDTRKVGGVVTPSVRIEEMSVVG, encoded by the coding sequence ATGTACGAGCTTGCTAAAAAGGGACTGAAAGCCGCAACGGATTTCGGAGCGGAAGAAGCAGAGATCTTTATAATGGAGAACCATAAGACCTCGGTGGACATCCGCAAGGACGAGATCGAGGGCGCAAAGGAGAATATCTCCCAGGGGCTTGGGATACGCGCCATTATAAACGGAGCGGTGGGATTTGCGAGCACCAACATCATCAGCCGTATCGATGATGCGGCAAAGAGTGCTGTCAGCTCTGCCAGGGTCCGCGACAGTGATCCCGACTGGAAGTCATTGCCCTCCAACGGAAACTATCCGGAAGTTTCAGGTGTACTTGACAGTGAACTGGAACAGATGGAACTTGATGATTGTATATCCCGCTCTATGCAGATGATAGAGGGTGCAAAGTCAGTTTCAGGCATTGTGGTTACATCGGGGAATTTCAGCCGAAGCTCTGGCTCACGCCTGATAATGAACACCAATGGTGTTGAGATCGAGGAAAGCTCCACAGGCATCTCCGGCTTTACGGATGTTATTACCACCGGGGACAGTGTCTCAACAGCATATGACTTTGCAGTATCCCGCAAGAATGACATTGATTTTCAGGTTATCGGAAAGAGTGCTGCAAAACTCGCAGACAACTCAAGGAACGCAATATCCATTGAAGCACAGAGAACAAGCGTAATCCTGCATCCCTTCGCATTCTCTGACCTGCTGGGTAATGCATTCATGCCTTCCATAGATGCAAATAATGTACAGAAGGGAAGGTCAAACCTTACAGGCAGGATCGGAGAAAATATTGCCACCGAAAAACTGTCAATAATTGATGATGGGGTGCTTGACGGTGGAATCGAGACCGGCCGGTCTGATGATGAAGGAGTACCTTCACAGCGTACCACCGTTCTGGATAAAGGAGTGTTTAAATCATATCTTTATGATTCATATACCGCCGGAAAAGACAATGTAGAAAGCACGGGAAATGCTTCAAGAGGCTCATATTTCTCCACGCCTTCCGTGGGACCGAGGAACTTTATCGTGGACTATCCAGGCACTGACATAATCAAAGATACGGAGAACGGAGTACTTGTAAACACTGTAATCGGTGCCCATACTGCAAACTCCATTTCGGGAGATTTCTCCGTAGAAGCAAGAAATGCCTTTACCATCAAGGACGGAAAGATTGACAAACCCATTAAATCCCTGATGATATCAGGCAATATTTTCGATATGCTCAAAAAAATGGATGGTGCAGGCACCGATACCAGGAAAGTTGGAGGGGTGGTTACACCTTCTGTCAGGATAGAGGAAATGAGTGTCGTAGGATAA
- the lonB gene encoding ATP-dependent protease LonB has translation MENDTTTSGEEIELYGESFDTTDSIDVPKLLIDQIIGQEHAVEVVKKAASQRRHVMMIGSPGTGKSLLAKAMAELLPKEELQDILAYPNPEDNNNPKIRSVPAGKGREIVMAHKMEAQKKVQSRNMLMMILVFGIIIYSFYVGQLLWGIIAAIMILLLTRQFMPKEELMIPKLIVSNYQKEHASFIDATGTHAGALLGDVRHDPFQSGGLETPAHDRVESGDIHKSHKGVLFIDEINTLSLESQQSLLTALQEREYPITGQSERSSGALVKTEPVPCDFIMVAAGNLDAMEKMHPALRSRIKGYGYELFMRESMEDTPENRKSLVRFVAQEVMRDGHIPPFAKSAVDEVIREAQRRAGRKGHLTLKLRDLGGLVRVAGDIAHSEEVKIVTDKHVLAAKKMARSIEQQLADNYLERKKDYQLFKKLGGAVGRVNGLAVMGGDSGIVLPIMAEVTPSQSSSEGRVIATGMLKDIAKEAVQNVSAVIKNVTGKNVINHDIHIQFIGTYEGVEGDSASISIATAVISALEGIPIDQSVAMTGSLSVRGDVLPIGGVTYKIEAAAQAGIKKVIIPKSNEDDVLIEEAYRDKIEIVPVTSIIEVIEHSLVGPDKNRIVEKLQSLANFKLNLDLPDVVPV, from the coding sequence ATGGAGAACGATACAACTACTTCTGGTGAAGAGATTGAACTCTATGGCGAATCTTTTGATACAACTGACTCCATTGATGTCCCAAAATTGCTGATAGATCAGATAATAGGACAGGAGCATGCAGTAGAGGTTGTAAAAAAAGCAGCCAGCCAGAGAAGACATGTAATGATGATAGGAAGTCCCGGAACGGGAAAGTCACTGCTAGCAAAGGCTATGGCAGAACTCCTGCCAAAGGAGGAGCTGCAGGATATACTCGCCTATCCCAATCCTGAAGATAATAACAATCCGAAAATAAGGTCAGTTCCTGCCGGAAAGGGCAGAGAGATCGTGATGGCCCATAAGATGGAAGCACAGAAAAAGGTCCAGTCACGAAACATGCTTATGATGATACTGGTGTTCGGTATCATAATATATTCATTCTATGTGGGCCAGCTTCTGTGGGGTATCATTGCAGCTATCATGATATTGCTGCTGACACGTCAGTTCATGCCAAAGGAAGAACTGATGATCCCGAAGTTGATTGTTTCTAATTACCAGAAAGAACATGCTTCATTCATCGATGCCACAGGAACCCACGCAGGTGCACTTCTTGGTGATGTAAGGCACGACCCGTTCCAGTCAGGAGGACTTGAGACTCCTGCACACGACAGGGTAGAGAGTGGAGACATCCACAAATCACACAAAGGTGTACTCTTCATTGACGAGATCAACACCCTCAGCCTGGAATCACAGCAGAGCCTGCTGACAGCACTTCAGGAAAGAGAGTACCCGATCACAGGTCAGTCCGAAAGGAGTTCCGGAGCACTTGTAAAGACCGAGCCTGTTCCCTGTGACTTTATTATGGTCGCAGCAGGAAACCTGGATGCAATGGAAAAGATGCATCCTGCGCTCAGATCCCGTATCAAGGGATATGGTTATGAGCTCTTCATGCGCGAATCCATGGAGGACACACCTGAGAACCGCAAGAGCCTTGTCAGGTTCGTGGCACAGGAAGTCATGAGAGACGGACACATTCCTCCATTTGCTAAGAGTGCTGTTGACGAGGTTATCAGAGAGGCACAGAGAAGAGCCGGAAGAAAAGGCCATCTCACCCTTAAACTGCGTGACCTTGGAGGTCTTGTAAGAGTAGCAGGAGATATTGCACACTCCGAGGAAGTAAAGATCGTCACAGACAAGCATGTACTTGCAGCTAAGAAGATGGCAAGGTCCATCGAACAGCAGCTTGCTGACAATTACCTGGAACGCAAGAAGGACTACCAGCTCTTCAAGAAACTTGGAGGAGCAGTAGGAAGGGTCAACGGACTTGCGGTCATGGGCGGAGATTCTGGAATCGTACTGCCGATAATGGCGGAAGTCACACCTTCCCAGTCCAGTTCCGAAGGCCGTGTTATTGCGACCGGTATGCTCAAGGACATTGCAAAGGAAGCTGTGCAGAACGTGTCCGCTGTGATCAAGAACGTCACCGGAAAGAACGTGATCAACCACGATATCCACATACAGTTCATAGGAACCTATGAGGGAGTTGAAGGTGACAGTGCGTCGATATCCATTGCAACAGCCGTGATATCCGCACTTGAAGGCATACCCATTGACCAGTCGGTCGCAATGACAGGCTCACTGTCAGTGCGTGGAGATGTCCTGCCTATCGGTGGTGTAACCTACAAGATAGAGGCAGCCGCCCAGGCAGGAATTAAGAAGGTAATCATCCCTAAATCCAACGAGGATGATGTCCTGATAGAAGAGGCTTACAGGGACAAGATCGAAATCGTACCTGTAACCAGCATAATAGAGGTTATCGAGCACAGTCTCGTAGGACCTGATAAGAATCGTATTGTGGAAAAGCTCCAGAGCCTGGCTAATTTCAAGCTTAATCTGGACCTGCCCGATGTAGTCCCTGTATAA
- a CDS encoding TldD/PmbA family protein — protein sequence MFGVDFFDSKIIEGTTTSIVLDNGNIKEVSVNYTRGAGIRALSGGSWGITSADGDFDLNKAIRAAAELAQGMDERSPKEKVEMMEVSKPVVDNLPKVKIDPRDVSLEEKVKQLSEMGKRADLDGISSVSAVYSESNYKIMYSDSTGIEGEYDITRTGFAVSAVASRNGIYQAGRESRFGVTGYELFEKNDAMELAESAAKTALELLDAKPAKGGNLPVILDPELAGVFAHEAVGHASEADLVLEGSSILENRIGQEIGSPLINVIDDPTLHEYGYFPFDDEGAQSEKTVLIKDGILNSYLHSRETAAKLGGTPGHSRAQGHSRPIVRMSNTYIDNGTSKFDEMLEDIGDGVYLIGSRGGQVNTGEGVFQFNAEKGYLIENGELTTLLRDVSLSGKILEILNNVKMVGDDLTMNSGRCGKGGQLVPVTDGSPHLMVTEALVGGA from the coding sequence ATGTTTGGAGTAGACTTTTTTGATTCGAAGATAATTGAAGGAACGACAACATCTATTGTTCTTGATAATGGTAACATTAAAGAGGTATCTGTCAACTACACCAGGGGGGCGGGTATCCGTGCCCTTAGTGGAGGGTCATGGGGAATCACCTCTGCAGACGGGGATTTCGACCTTAACAAAGCAATCAGAGCAGCAGCAGAACTTGCCCAGGGTATGGACGAGCGATCACCAAAAGAAAAAGTAGAGATGATGGAAGTCTCAAAACCTGTGGTGGATAACCTTCCAAAAGTAAAGATCGACCCCAGAGATGTTTCCCTTGAAGAGAAGGTAAAGCAGCTAAGTGAAATGGGAAAAAGAGCTGATCTGGATGGCATATCAAGTGTCAGTGCCGTCTACAGTGAATCCAACTACAAAATCATGTATTCTGATTCAACAGGAATCGAGGGAGAATATGACATCACCAGAACCGGTTTTGCCGTCAGTGCCGTTGCATCAAGGAACGGAATATACCAGGCAGGTCGTGAGAGCAGGTTCGGAGTCACGGGTTACGAACTTTTTGAGAAAAATGACGCTATGGAGCTTGCAGAATCAGCTGCAAAGACAGCCCTTGAGCTCCTCGATGCAAAACCTGCAAAGGGCGGAAACCTTCCGGTAATACTAGATCCCGAGCTTGCAGGTGTTTTTGCACATGAGGCAGTGGGACATGCATCCGAAGCAGATCTTGTGCTTGAGGGAAGTTCCATTCTCGAGAACAGGATAGGTCAGGAAATCGGATCACCACTTATCAATGTAATCGATGACCCTACTCTGCATGAGTACGGCTATTTCCCATTTGACGATGAGGGAGCGCAGTCCGAAAAGACAGTTCTGATCAAGGATGGGATACTTAATTCATATCTTCATTCAAGAGAAACAGCCGCAAAACTTGGCGGCACACCAGGACACAGCAGGGCACAGGGACATTCCAGGCCAATCGTCAGGATGAGTAATACTTACATCGATAACGGAACCTCGAAGTTCGATGAAATGCTTGAAGATATCGGTGACGGTGTGTACCTTATAGGCTCAAGGGGCGGACAGGTGAACACCGGTGAAGGAGTGTTCCAGTTCAATGCGGAAAAAGGCTACCTGATCGAGAACGGAGAGCTCACGACCCTGCTCAGGGACGTATCACTTTCCGGGAAGATCCTTGAAATACTCAACAATGTCAAGATGGTAGGCGATGATCTTACGATGAACTCCGGAAGATGTGGAAAAGGAGGACAACTGGTACCTGTGACAGACGGGTCACCGCACCTTATGGTTACCGAAGCTCTGGTAGGTGGTGCATGA
- a CDS encoding endonuclease NucS domain-containing protein, whose translation MGVVSKGGGALPISRNKNVSKIGILIQIEDDKPRNVYPHEINKKKIDITSHLETMIGADDVSHVTDQESISEEDISHMISTFPELIEEGLKFIDTEVEISGGRIDAVFRSKNDEHLLIEIEIEARDNAIGQVQRFITYAEKYGIPRDRIRLGIVCAKISESRLNACIGAGVEVYTLSLEKRA comes from the coding sequence GTGGGAGTTGTCAGCAAAGGCGGCGGTGCCCTTCCAATCTCCCGCAATAAGAATGTCAGCAAGATAGGGATACTCATACAGATAGAGGATGATAAACCCAGAAATGTGTACCCACATGAGATCAACAAGAAGAAGATCGACATCACATCCCATCTTGAAACAATGATAGGGGCTGACGATGTAAGCCACGTAACCGATCAGGAATCCATATCCGAAGAGGACATCTCACACATGATATCCACTTTCCCGGAACTTATCGAAGAAGGCCTGAAGTTCATTGATACCGAAGTGGAGATAAGTGGTGGCAGAATAGATGCTGTCTTCAGGAGTAAAAACGATGAACACCTCCTGATAGAAATAGAGATAGAAGCCAGGGATAATGCCATCGGACAGGTGCAGAGATTCATCACCTACGCAGAAAAATACGGAATACCCAGAGACCGGATCAGGCTCGGAATCGTGTGTGCGAAGATATCGGAAAGCAGACTGAACGCATGCATAGGTGCAGGCGTGGAGGTCTATACGCTCAGCCTTGAAAAGAGGGCATAA